A genomic window from Clostridium aceticum includes:
- a CDS encoding DivIVA domain-containing protein has product MLTPLDIQNKEFKKGFRGYKDNEVDEFLDEVMVHYEKLFKENGELKDKMEKSHQQVEQYKNLEETLKNTLVVAQNTAEEVKSNAAKKAQLIIEEAEMQAKEIINGAKKDVEHVRHEYEEVKRQMEIFKTRYKTLLQSQLEVLLETKEELQEG; this is encoded by the coding sequence ATGCTTACGCCTTTAGATATCCAAAACAAGGAGTTTAAAAAGGGGTTTAGAGGTTATAAGGACAATGAAGTAGATGAATTTTTAGATGAAGTTATGGTACACTATGAAAAACTATTTAAGGAAAATGGTGAACTGAAGGATAAAATGGAAAAGTCACATCAACAGGTGGAACAATATAAAAATTTGGAAGAAACCTTAAAAAACACCTTGGTAGTGGCACAGAACACAGCAGAAGAAGTAAAAAGTAATGCTGCTAAAAAAGCTCAATTAATTATTGAAGAAGCTGAGATGCAGGCAAAAGAAATCATTAATGGCGCTAAGAAGGATGTAGAACATGTAAGACATGAATATGAAGAAGTTAAAAGACAAATGGAAATATTCAAAACCCGATATAAAACCTTATTACAGTCTCAATTAGAAGTTTTACTAGAAACAAAGGAAGAATTACAAGAGGGCTAA